In the genome of Mucisphaera calidilacus, one region contains:
- a CDS encoding O-antigen ligase family protein: MLTLSIAVWIRPGIAVGLVLCSFVLEQWAQAGSGLFVSYYQLTNIATALIVMMAFTSMMIQRQMRFPGFGKAGWMFIVLYAYCALSVLWSIDRGATISNLRGQAPYIIMFCLVAPLTAHNTKAIRDALVTVALLGSFLLVTLMMNPNWGHRGVRLAIEGTTGFGVDDIGNPLEVASMAGYLVIILSLLKMTTLPSWANAIRWTIAVASLSLIILSGSRGQFIGAVIAVVCFVPLAYRLKSLGGFFSGVFMVGVVSVTAWMLWSARSGERFELDLLLQGYSDTRLFTTFILLGAWFDAGLVYWILGLGSSASYNDSIIGIYPHFVPGEVLGELGFIGFAIYTTAYGFAVNAFIRTYQRVKEYPEARSLVATLGALLFFFSLLTLKQGSLLGSYALPIFMILIMTVDREVDALTRNAAPLPAPSPQTYGVGNENVQPA; the protein is encoded by the coding sequence ATGCTGACACTCAGCATCGCGGTCTGGATACGCCCGGGCATCGCCGTCGGACTCGTCCTATGCAGCTTCGTCCTCGAACAGTGGGCACAGGCCGGCAGCGGGCTCTTCGTCTCCTACTACCAGCTCACCAACATCGCCACCGCGCTCATCGTCATGATGGCCTTCACCTCCATGATGATCCAGCGGCAGATGCGCTTCCCCGGCTTCGGCAAGGCCGGGTGGATGTTCATCGTCCTCTACGCCTACTGCGCCCTCTCCGTCCTCTGGTCCATCGACCGCGGCGCCACCATCAGCAACCTGCGCGGACAGGCCCCCTACATCATCATGTTCTGCCTCGTCGCACCCCTCACCGCGCACAACACAAAAGCCATCCGCGACGCACTCGTCACCGTCGCTCTCCTCGGCTCCTTCCTCCTCGTCACCCTCATGATGAACCCCAACTGGGGGCACCGAGGCGTCCGCCTCGCCATCGAAGGAACCACAGGCTTCGGCGTCGACGACATCGGCAACCCCCTCGAGGTCGCCTCCATGGCCGGATACCTCGTCATCATCCTCTCGCTCCTCAAGATGACCACACTCCCCTCATGGGCCAACGCCATCCGCTGGACCATCGCCGTCGCCTCACTCTCGCTCATCATCCTCTCCGGATCACGTGGACAGTTCATCGGCGCCGTCATCGCCGTCGTCTGCTTCGTCCCCCTCGCCTACCGACTCAAGTCCCTCGGCGGGTTCTTCTCAGGCGTCTTCATGGTCGGCGTCGTCAGCGTCACCGCATGGATGCTCTGGTCCGCACGCAGCGGCGAACGCTTCGAACTCGACCTCCTGCTCCAGGGATACAGCGACACCCGACTCTTCACCACCTTCATCCTCCTCGGCGCCTGGTTCGACGCCGGACTCGTCTACTGGATCCTCGGACTCGGCAGCTCCGCCTCCTACAACGACAGCATCATCGGCATCTACCCGCACTTCGTCCCCGGCGAGGTCCTCGGCGAACTCGGTTTCATCGGCTTCGCCATCTACACCACCGCCTACGGCTTCGCCGTCAACGCCTTCATCCGAACCTACCAACGCGTCAAGGAATACCCCGAAGCACGCAGCCTCGTCGCCACACTCGGCGCCCTGCTCTTCTTCTTCTCTCTCCTCACCCTCAAACAGGGCTCACTCCTCGGCTCCTACGCCCTGCCCATCTTCATGATCCTCATCATGACCGTCGACCGCGAAGTCGACGCACTCACGCGAAACGCCGCACCCTTGCCCGCACCCTCACCCCAGACCTATGGTGTAGGCAACGAGAACGTGCAACCCGCCTGA
- a CDS encoding ATP-dependent Clp protease proteolytic subunit, producing the protein MSLIPMVIEKTGRGERAYDIYSRLLKDRIVFLPGPVTDESANLIIAQLLFLSNEDAKSDIHFYINSPGGSVSAGLGIYDTMQFIRPQVATYCIGVAASMGAVLMMAGTEGKRHMLPNGRVLLHQPLMGGVMQGQATDLSIQAKEMLKTRERLYQIMSNHTGKDYDTIAKDCERDYWLDAEEAVTYGVADAILKHLPENVAGDDKSKNDADD; encoded by the coding sequence ATGAGTCTGATCCCGATGGTCATCGAGAAAACCGGTCGCGGCGAACGCGCCTACGACATCTACTCCCGACTCCTCAAAGACCGGATCGTCTTCTTACCCGGTCCCGTCACCGACGAATCGGCCAACCTGATCATCGCTCAGCTGCTCTTCCTCTCCAACGAAGACGCCAAGTCCGACATCCACTTCTACATCAACTCCCCAGGCGGATCCGTCTCCGCCGGCCTCGGCATCTACGACACCATGCAGTTCATCCGGCCGCAGGTCGCCACCTACTGCATCGGCGTCGCCGCCTCCATGGGCGCCGTCCTCATGATGGCCGGCACCGAAGGCAAACGACACATGCTCCCCAACGGACGCGTCCTGCTCCACCAGCCGCTCATGGGGGGCGTCATGCAGGGACAGGCCACCGACCTCTCCATCCAGGCCAAGGAAATGCTCAAGACCCGCGAACGCCTCTACCAGATCATGAGCAACCACACCGGCAAAGACTACGACACCATCGCCAAAGACTGCGAACGCGACTACTGGCTCGACGCCGAAGAAGCCGTGACCTATGGCGTCGCCGACGCCATCCTCAAACACCTGCCGGAAAACGTCGCCGGCGATGACAAATCCAAAAACGACGCCGACGACTGA
- a CDS encoding MBOAT family O-acyltransferase has product MNFVSIEYLVFLAIVWLAYLALPLRGQNLLLLAASYYFYAQWDWRFLSLIWISTLANYLAGRVIAASSRPRIRHLALVTAMVVNLVLLGFFKYFNFFVDSAAAATDALGLSLPLSTLSIILPIGISFYTFQTMSYTIDVYRGVMPETRSLVNFSLFVAFFPQLVAGPIERAKHLLPILESRRTLATDEIVRGLFLILLGMVKKLAIADGLSRSVDAIYGSSQDLSGGDVLLATYAFAFQILCDFSAYTDIARGTAKLFGIDLMINFDAPFFARSPSEFWRRWHISLSTWLRDYLYIPLGGNRASRWLTFRNLSLTMILGGLWHGAAWNFVIWGAYHGAILCLFRVLHRSRPAPEPTDPNPQPPRTLRHNLGVAIGIAAFFQMTCYGWLLFRAESFEQIVRFTTLIITPDGWTALSIPRPPLSALAGLVFLVAWEGLTYRHGNASFYRDWHPLLRGALIGLLLILLAMGMSNESATFIYFQF; this is encoded by the coding sequence TTGAACTTCGTCTCCATCGAATACCTCGTCTTCCTGGCCATCGTCTGGCTGGCCTACCTCGCGCTGCCCCTGCGCGGCCAGAACCTCCTCCTGCTCGCCGCCAGCTACTACTTCTACGCTCAGTGGGACTGGCGATTCCTCTCCCTCATCTGGATCTCCACCCTCGCCAACTACCTCGCCGGACGCGTCATCGCCGCGTCCAGCCGACCACGCATCAGGCACCTCGCCCTCGTCACCGCCATGGTCGTCAACCTCGTCCTCCTCGGCTTCTTCAAGTACTTCAACTTCTTCGTCGACAGCGCCGCGGCGGCCACCGACGCCCTCGGCCTCAGCCTCCCCCTCTCCACACTCTCGATCATCCTGCCCATCGGCATCTCCTTCTACACCTTCCAGACGATGAGCTACACCATCGACGTCTACCGAGGCGTCATGCCCGAGACACGCAGCCTCGTCAACTTCTCCCTCTTCGTCGCCTTCTTCCCCCAACTCGTCGCCGGACCGATCGAACGCGCCAAACACCTGCTCCCCATCCTCGAATCTCGACGAACCCTCGCCACCGACGAGATCGTCCGCGGACTCTTCCTCATCCTCCTGGGCATGGTCAAGAAACTCGCCATCGCCGACGGACTCAGCCGCAGCGTCGACGCGATCTACGGCAGCAGCCAGGACCTCAGCGGAGGCGACGTCCTCCTCGCCACCTACGCCTTCGCCTTCCAGATCCTCTGCGACTTCTCCGCCTACACCGACATCGCACGAGGCACCGCCAAGCTCTTCGGCATCGACCTCATGATCAACTTCGACGCACCCTTCTTCGCACGAAGCCCCAGCGAGTTCTGGCGACGATGGCACATCTCACTCTCCACCTGGCTACGCGACTACCTCTACATCCCGCTCGGCGGCAACCGCGCCTCGCGATGGCTCACCTTCCGTAACCTCTCGCTCACCATGATCCTCGGCGGGCTCTGGCACGGCGCCGCATGGAACTTCGTCATCTGGGGCGCCTACCACGGCGCGATCCTCTGCCTCTTCCGCGTCCTGCACCGAAGCCGACCGGCACCAGAACCCACCGACCCGAACCCCCAGCCGCCACGAACGCTCCGGCACAACCTGGGCGTCGCGATCGGCATCGCCGCCTTCTTCCAGATGACCTGCTACGGCTGGCTGCTCTTCCGCGCAGAGTCCTTCGAACAGATCGTGCGCTTCACCACCCTCATCATCACACCCGACGGATGGACGGCCCTCAGCATCCCGCGACCGCCGCTCAGCGCCCTCGCAGGACTCGTCTTCCTCGTCGCCTGGGAAGGGCTGACCTACCGCCACGGCAACGCCTCCTTCTACCGCGACTGGCACCCGCTCCTCCGGGGCGCGCTCATCGGACTGCTGCTGATCCTCCTCGCCATGGGAATGTCGAATGAATCCGCCACCTTCATCTACTTCCAGTTCTAA
- the murJ gene encoding murein biosynthesis integral membrane protein MurJ, with product MTEPDDKASECRADDGGGVGRATVVVSGLTLVSRFTGLVRDAVLAATLGLSVWADIFFLAFLVPNLFRRLFGEGALTSAFIPAYTRLYGLDARRAAGFAGSVLAWTAGVTAVIAAVGVVALLIAGSWVAASSRASEALRLAAWMLPYMPLVCLVAMLGGLLQARGVFAPAAAAPILLNAAMISAALLAGALSFGASGVAFALALSVLVAGVLQLLWMVVASSRRGLVARPSAASGPEVGSMAWRMLPMAGGLAVFQVNALLDHVIAFVLSPPDAGVTTVGWLPGGVAYPIETGSVAALQWSQRLYQFPLGVFGIAVATAAFPALARAASDPRAFGGVLRRGLGLSLWLTLPASVGLALVAEPLVALIYERGAFDGAATARVALLLLAYGSAVWAYSLTHVLTRACYALDRPTWPLRVMAATVPLNLVLNLTLIWPLGAVGLAWSTAAAAVVQALGLALVLRRRGGLGMAGTATRVVVASVVMGVVVWLLDQRLAEASALVRVAGAVGVGMAVYALASWPLGLMRLLASQRTG from the coding sequence ATGACGGAACCAGACGACAAGGCGAGTGAGTGCAGGGCCGACGACGGCGGGGGTGTCGGTCGCGCGACGGTGGTGGTGAGTGGTCTGACGCTGGTGTCGCGTTTTACGGGTCTGGTGCGAGACGCGGTGCTGGCTGCGACGCTGGGGCTGTCGGTCTGGGCGGACATCTTTTTTCTGGCGTTCCTGGTGCCGAATCTGTTTCGCAGGCTGTTTGGTGAGGGTGCGTTGACCTCGGCGTTCATCCCGGCGTACACGCGGCTGTACGGTCTGGATGCGCGGCGGGCGGCGGGTTTTGCGGGTTCGGTGCTGGCGTGGACGGCGGGCGTGACGGCGGTGATCGCGGCGGTGGGGGTCGTGGCGTTGCTGATTGCGGGTTCGTGGGTGGCGGCGTCGTCGCGGGCTTCGGAGGCGTTGCGTCTGGCGGCGTGGATGCTGCCTTACATGCCGCTGGTGTGTCTGGTGGCGATGCTGGGCGGGTTGTTGCAGGCGCGTGGTGTGTTTGCGCCGGCGGCGGCGGCACCGATTCTGTTGAACGCGGCGATGATCTCGGCGGCGTTGCTGGCGGGGGCGTTGTCGTTCGGTGCTTCAGGTGTTGCGTTTGCGTTGGCGTTGAGCGTGCTGGTTGCGGGTGTGTTGCAGTTGTTGTGGATGGTGGTGGCGTCATCGCGTCGGGGGCTGGTGGCGCGGCCGTCGGCGGCGTCGGGTCCGGAGGTGGGTTCGATGGCGTGGCGGATGCTGCCGATGGCGGGGGGGTTGGCGGTGTTTCAGGTCAATGCGTTGTTGGATCACGTGATCGCGTTCGTGCTCTCGCCGCCTGACGCGGGCGTGACGACGGTGGGGTGGCTGCCTGGTGGCGTGGCTTACCCGATCGAGACGGGGTCGGTGGCGGCGTTGCAGTGGTCGCAGCGGCTGTATCAGTTCCCGCTGGGTGTGTTCGGGATCGCGGTGGCGACGGCGGCGTTCCCGGCGTTGGCGCGGGCGGCGTCGGATCCGCGGGCGTTTGGCGGCGTGCTGCGTCGGGGTCTGGGTTTGAGTCTGTGGCTGACGCTGCCGGCGAGTGTGGGGCTGGCGCTGGTGGCGGAGCCGCTGGTGGCGTTGATCTACGAGCGAGGTGCGTTTGATGGTGCGGCGACGGCGCGGGTGGCGTTGCTGCTGCTGGCGTACGGCAGTGCGGTGTGGGCTTATTCGCTGACGCACGTGTTGACGCGGGCGTGTTATGCGTTGGACCGTCCGACGTGGCCGCTCCGTGTGATGGCGGCGACGGTGCCTTTGAACCTGGTGCTGAATCTGACGCTGATCTGGCCGCTGGGCGCGGTGGGATTGGCGTGGTCGACGGCGGCGGCGGCGGTGGTTCAGGCGTTGGGGCTTGCGCTGGTGCTTCGGCGGCGGGGCGGTCTGGGGATGGCGGGTACGGCGACGCGGGTGGTGGTGGCGAGTGTTGTGATGGGCGTGGTGGTGTGGCTGCTGGATCAGCGGCTGGCCGAGGCGTCGGCGCTGGTGCGTGTGGCGGGCGCGGTTGGCGTGGGGATGGCGGTGTACGCGTTGGCGAGCTGGCCGCTGGGGCTGATGCGGTTGCTGGCGTCTCAGCGGACGGGGTAG
- a CDS encoding SCO family protein gives MNARTTQRLFLAAGFVMLTIAGSMIALTTAARFRAEERPAIDPAYGTAIDHPAPVFTLTDASGEPFSSEELAGEIWVVDFFFTRCQLVCPIMTLNMSRLQRQLDAAGMGEIRLVSISVDPENDTPEVITAFAGRYNADPERWTFLTGDRATIWPLVEEGFQLALDEDPGNTLMPITHSSRFLVVNREGVIVASFDGLTTGSIDALTNYLATLE, from the coding sequence ATGAATGCGCGGACGACGCAGCGGCTGTTTCTGGCGGCGGGATTCGTGATGCTGACGATTGCGGGGAGCATGATCGCGTTGACGACGGCGGCGCGGTTCCGGGCGGAGGAGCGGCCGGCGATTGATCCGGCGTACGGGACGGCGATCGACCATCCTGCGCCGGTGTTTACGCTGACCGACGCGAGCGGCGAGCCGTTCTCGTCGGAGGAGCTCGCGGGTGAGATCTGGGTGGTGGATTTCTTTTTCACGCGTTGTCAGCTGGTGTGCCCGATCATGACGCTCAACATGAGTCGTCTTCAGCGGCAGCTGGACGCGGCGGGGATGGGAGAGATCAGGCTGGTGAGTATTTCGGTGGATCCGGAGAACGACACGCCTGAGGTGATCACGGCGTTTGCGGGGCGTTACAACGCGGACCCGGAGCGGTGGACGTTTCTGACGGGTGATCGCGCGACGATCTGGCCGCTGGTGGAGGAGGGTTTCCAGCTTGCGTTGGACGAGGACCCGGGGAACACGTTGATGCCGATCACGCACTCGTCGCGGTTTCTGGTGGTGAATCGTGAGGGGGTGATTGTTGCGTCTTTCGATGGTTTGACGACGGGTTCGATCGATGCGTTGACGAATTACCTGGCGACGCTTGAGTAG
- a CDS encoding sodium:calcium antiporter, translated as MTCVPVTVASLLPHAWFLNQPQWLLLLFIVVALVVLVYGADWLVEAAAATAYQLGLPRIIVGATIVSLGTTSPEMAVSVLAAWSGNAGLALGNGVGSIIADTGLIFGIGCLMTALPADRFLLSRQGWVQFGSGALLAVACYALWYAQGDSATFGRPLGVLFVVLLVAYLGRSVVWARQQAELHAITQVTDEHHGHEVHRHSAWWLLFFGLLGLAMVVLGGEVMVQSASELAMRWGVPEVVIAGTLVAMGTSTPELVVGLMSIRKGHPELLVGNVIGADVLNVLFVIGFAALAAPLPLTEPGASWPNVFLELHLPTLIAMLVLFRVFIAMAVRRGRFSRWMGAPLVLMYFAYLVIQWGGSVG; from the coding sequence ATGACCTGCGTCCCTGTGACTGTTGCCTCGTTGCTGCCACACGCCTGGTTTTTGAATCAGCCGCAGTGGTTGCTGCTGTTGTTCATCGTGGTGGCGTTGGTGGTGCTGGTTTACGGAGCGGACTGGCTGGTGGAGGCGGCGGCGGCGACGGCGTATCAGCTGGGTCTGCCGAGGATCATTGTGGGCGCGACGATCGTGTCGCTGGGCACGACGAGCCCGGAGATGGCGGTTTCGGTTCTGGCGGCGTGGTCGGGCAATGCGGGTCTGGCGTTGGGCAATGGTGTGGGTTCGATCATCGCGGACACGGGTTTGATCTTCGGGATTGGCTGTCTGATGACGGCGTTGCCGGCGGATCGGTTTCTGCTCTCGCGTCAGGGTTGGGTGCAGTTTGGTTCGGGTGCGTTGCTGGCGGTTGCGTGTTACGCGTTGTGGTACGCGCAGGGTGACTCGGCGACGTTCGGGCGTCCGCTGGGCGTTTTGTTTGTGGTTCTGCTGGTGGCGTACCTGGGTCGTTCGGTGGTGTGGGCGCGTCAGCAGGCGGAGCTGCATGCCATCACGCAGGTGACGGACGAGCATCACGGGCACGAGGTGCACCGTCATTCGGCGTGGTGGTTGTTGTTTTTCGGGCTGCTGGGCCTGGCGATGGTGGTGCTGGGCGGCGAGGTGATGGTGCAGTCGGCGAGCGAGCTGGCGATGCGTTGGGGCGTTCCGGAGGTGGTGATCGCGGGGACGCTGGTGGCGATGGGGACGTCGACGCCTGAGCTGGTGGTGGGTCTGATGTCGATCCGCAAGGGTCACCCGGAGTTGCTGGTGGGCAACGTGATCGGGGCGGACGTGCTGAATGTGTTGTTTGTGATTGGTTTTGCGGCGTTGGCGGCTCCGCTGCCTTTGACCGAGCCGGGGGCGTCGTGGCCGAACGTGTTTTTGGAGCTTCACCTGCCGACGCTGATCGCGATGCTGGTGTTGTTCAGGGTGTTCATCGCGATGGCGGTCCGGCGTGGGCGTTTTTCGCGTTGGATGGGAGCGCCGCTGGTGCTGATGTATTTCGCGTACCTGGTGATTCAGTGGGGCGGTTCAGTCGGGTGA
- a CDS encoding glycosyltransferase family 4 protein has protein sequence MRVLILNQPFYPDVAATAQHAHDLGRYLVERGHEVDVVASRSIYGETGASLPARERVDGIDVHRVGMSVFGKKGIAARLADFLLFYDLAALKVLTLPRADVVVTLTTPPFIGLVGATLRLLRGSRWVYWGMDLYPDVPVALGVMKPDGWLTLGFEWLNRWLMRACDRTVALGRCMKRLIVSKGVSAENVEVIGVWAANEPARRDPAASSYRGAWGLDGRFVVMYSGNLGLAHDAETLIAAAERLRDREDIRFVFVGSGKRMAEIRERVEALPNAQIYGYQPRERLEDLLSMADVHLISQLPSFTGVVVPSKLYGIMAAGRPSLFVGPEDAEVALELAESGAGLRIDVGDVDGLVSGIESLAGDREGCRAMGDRALAATRSRHAVEHRCAAWERLLVEVVQTSRYTDDAV, from the coding sequence ATGCGTGTTCTGATCCTCAACCAGCCGTTTTATCCCGACGTGGCCGCGACCGCGCAGCACGCTCACGATCTGGGGCGTTATCTGGTTGAGCGTGGTCACGAGGTGGACGTGGTGGCGTCGCGGTCGATCTACGGGGAGACGGGCGCGAGTCTGCCGGCGCGGGAGCGTGTGGACGGGATCGACGTGCACCGTGTGGGGATGTCGGTTTTCGGGAAGAAGGGGATCGCGGCGCGTCTGGCGGACTTTTTGTTGTTCTACGACCTGGCGGCGTTGAAGGTTCTGACGCTGCCTCGTGCGGACGTGGTGGTGACGCTGACGACGCCTCCGTTCATCGGGTTGGTGGGCGCGACGCTGCGGCTGCTGCGGGGATCGCGTTGGGTTTACTGGGGTATGGACCTGTACCCGGACGTGCCGGTGGCGTTGGGTGTGATGAAGCCAGACGGGTGGCTGACGCTGGGGTTCGAGTGGCTCAATCGGTGGCTGATGCGTGCGTGCGACCGGACGGTGGCGTTGGGTCGTTGCATGAAGCGTCTGATCGTGTCGAAGGGGGTGTCGGCGGAGAACGTGGAGGTCATTGGTGTGTGGGCGGCGAACGAGCCTGCCCGTCGCGATCCGGCGGCGAGTTCGTACCGCGGGGCGTGGGGTCTGGATGGCCGGTTCGTGGTGATGTACTCGGGCAATCTGGGGCTGGCGCACGACGCGGAGACGCTGATCGCGGCGGCGGAGCGGCTGCGGGATCGCGAGGACATCCGGTTTGTGTTTGTCGGTTCGGGCAAGCGGATGGCGGAGATCCGGGAGCGTGTGGAGGCGTTGCCGAACGCGCAGATTTACGGCTATCAGCCGCGTGAGCGTCTGGAGGATCTGTTGTCGATGGCGGACGTGCACCTGATCAGCCAGTTGCCCTCGTTCACGGGTGTGGTGGTGCCTTCGAAGCTGTACGGGATCATGGCGGCGGGTCGTCCGTCGCTTTTCGTGGGTCCCGAGGACGCGGAGGTGGCGTTGGAGTTGGCGGAGTCGGGTGCGGGTTTGCGGATCGACGTGGGTGATGTAGACGGTCTGGTGTCGGGGATTGAGTCGCTGGCGGGTGATCGTGAGGGTTGCAGGGCGATGGGTGATCGGGCGTTGGCGGCGACGCGTTCGCGGCACGCGGTGGAGCACCGCTGCGCGGCGTGGGAGCGACTGCTGGTTGAGGTCGTGCAGACGTCGCGTTACACGGACGACGCGGTTTGA
- a CDS encoding glycosyltransferase family 4 protein, translated as MPAYRIPVFRALASRPGIELLVSYTHDPKLPNLEPDGFEAVPSRLSSVGVGSRSMMWDPAQVKYASRRHADVLVLTWNAHYASLPAGLVRARLAGVRTILWGHGYSKSETGWRARVRSFLGRRADGLMFYSRSVAEGYAERGFRRDRLFAAPNALDQGPIQSARSSWLSRADDLASFRRERGLGEGPVALFVSRFAPENREALLIRATPAIAERFPGFRAVLIGKGDGADELRALAAELGVADRVIMPGAVYGEEALSPWFLSSDVFVYPANVGLSLIHAMGYGLPVVVGDDVASHNPEIVALDPGVNGLMFRHGDAGDLAATLVGLFSDRERLGAMSRSAHATVTERFTLERMVDGFEAAIRGVAGD; from the coding sequence TTGCCTGCCTATCGCATCCCGGTGTTTCGGGCGTTGGCGTCGCGGCCGGGCATCGAGTTGCTGGTGAGTTACACGCATGACCCGAAGCTGCCGAATCTGGAGCCGGACGGTTTCGAGGCGGTGCCGAGCCGGTTGTCGAGCGTGGGTGTGGGTTCCCGTTCGATGATGTGGGACCCGGCGCAGGTGAAGTATGCGTCGCGGCGGCATGCGGACGTGCTGGTGTTGACGTGGAACGCGCACTACGCGTCGCTGCCGGCGGGGCTGGTGCGTGCGCGACTGGCGGGTGTCCGGACGATTCTGTGGGGGCATGGTTATTCGAAGTCGGAGACGGGCTGGCGTGCGCGGGTGCGTTCGTTTCTGGGTCGGCGGGCGGACGGGTTGATGTTTTACAGCCGGTCGGTGGCGGAGGGTTATGCGGAGCGTGGGTTTCGGCGTGACCGGCTGTTTGCGGCGCCGAACGCGTTGGATCAGGGTCCGATTCAGTCGGCTCGTTCGTCGTGGTTGTCGCGGGCGGATGATCTGGCGTCGTTTCGTCGTGAGCGAGGGCTGGGTGAGGGTCCGGTGGCGTTGTTCGTGTCGCGTTTTGCGCCGGAGAATCGGGAGGCGTTGTTGATCCGTGCGACGCCTGCGATCGCGGAGCGTTTCCCGGGATTTCGTGCTGTGTTGATCGGCAAGGGTGACGGAGCGGACGAGCTGCGGGCTTTGGCGGCGGAGCTGGGTGTTGCGGATCGCGTGATCATGCCGGGTGCGGTGTATGGCGAGGAGGCTTTGTCGCCTTGGTTTTTGAGTTCGGACGTGTTTGTTTATCCGGCGAACGTGGGTTTGAGTCTGATTCACGCGATGGGTTACGGTTTGCCGGTGGTGGTGGGTGATGACGTGGCGTCGCACAACCCGGAGATTGTCGCGTTGGATCCGGGCGTGAACGGCCTGATGTTCCGTCACGGTGATGCGGGCGATCTTGCGGCGACGCTGGTGGGGTTGTTTTCGGATCGCGAGCGTCTCGGGGCGATGTCACGGTCGGCGCACGCGACGGTGACGGAGCGTTTTACGCTGGAGCGGATGGTGGATGGTTTTGAGGCGGCGATTCGCGGGGTTGCGGGGGATTAG
- a CDS encoding ABC transporter permease, producing the protein MTSADLSSTISRDSSPPREASPALLWPRACFGIALREFVRFSRQRTRIIGALATPVLFWLLLGSGLNRAVALNTADEATVGYLAYFFPGTVLMIVLFTAVFSTITVIEDRREGFLQGVLVSPAPGSAVAVGKMIGAAGIATLQGGLFLLAWPFVGGGISVVWWLAALGVIALCSAGLAGLGLMLAWPMKSTAGFHALMNLILMPMWFLSGAVFPLELAPIWLRVLGYLNPMTYGHAVLTWAMFEGSPPAAAAPLFLALPLLLVAAVAAVVFATRAVRPVS; encoded by the coding sequence ATGACGTCAGCCGACCTGTCCAGCACGATCAGCCGTGATTCTTCTCCCCCGCGCGAGGCTTCGCCTGCGTTGTTGTGGCCGAGGGCCTGTTTCGGGATCGCGTTGCGTGAGTTTGTGCGTTTCAGCCGCCAGCGAACACGGATCATTGGTGCGTTGGCGACTCCGGTGCTGTTCTGGCTGCTGCTAGGGTCGGGTTTGAACCGAGCGGTGGCGTTGAACACGGCGGACGAGGCGACGGTGGGTTATCTGGCCTATTTTTTCCCGGGCACGGTGCTGATGATCGTGTTGTTCACGGCGGTTTTCTCGACGATCACGGTGATCGAGGACCGTCGTGAGGGGTTTTTGCAGGGGGTTCTGGTTTCGCCGGCCCCGGGCTCGGCGGTGGCGGTGGGGAAGATGATCGGTGCGGCGGGGATCGCGACGCTCCAGGGCGGGCTGTTCCTGTTGGCGTGGCCGTTTGTGGGCGGTGGGATCAGCGTGGTGTGGTGGCTGGCGGCGTTGGGGGTGATTGCTCTGTGCTCGGCGGGGTTGGCGGGTCTGGGTCTGATGTTGGCGTGGCCGATGAAGTCGACGGCGGGTTTCCACGCGTTGATGAATCTGATTCTGATGCCGATGTGGTTTTTGTCGGGTGCGGTGTTCCCGCTCGAGCTGGCGCCGATCTGGCTGCGTGTTCTGGGTTATCTGAATCCGATGACGTACGGGCACGCGGTGCTGACGTGGGCGATGTTTGAGGGTTCGCCGCCCGCGGCTGCGGCGCCTCTGTTTTTGGCGTTGCCGTTGCTGCTGGTCGCGGCGGTGGCGGCGGTTGTTTTTGCGACACGTGCGGTGAGGCCTGTTTCATGA
- a CDS encoding VanZ family protein gives MTGPGRDGVERLRRGRTPFERFADRAARPLLVVYAPVLVLATHWPGLALPSATPVFQTDKLVHVFAFGFLGWLALHCGFGVRLLGSHGSRLVTTLAVVVFALVDEYTQQFVNRYTGVEDAVANTIGVLTAFLISRPRHQIPRRDVLAWVSRVLNLVITPGLILLFLLPAANPYLIRLAEAVGLSRYGADKPGHLYVGAAWTVLLATAMPAGITRPRLSFLLTVVVMAASAPLIEWAQRGSGRGFEAADVYWHELGLLAALMAWALLAAAQPLLRRVGIGTRTHDR, from the coding sequence TTGACGGGGCCGGGGCGAGACGGGGTTGAGCGGCTGCGACGCGGCCGTACGCCTTTCGAGCGTTTTGCGGATCGTGCGGCGCGGCCGTTGCTGGTGGTGTATGCGCCAGTGCTGGTGCTGGCGACGCACTGGCCGGGTCTGGCGTTGCCGTCGGCGACGCCTGTGTTTCAGACGGACAAGCTGGTTCACGTGTTCGCGTTCGGTTTTCTGGGTTGGCTGGCGTTGCACTGCGGGTTTGGTGTGCGGTTGCTGGGGAGTCACGGCAGCCGTCTGGTGACGACGCTGGCGGTGGTGGTGTTCGCGTTGGTGGATGAGTACACGCAGCAGTTCGTGAATCGGTACACGGGGGTGGAGGACGCGGTGGCGAACACGATCGGCGTTCTGACGGCGTTTCTGATCAGTCGGCCGAGGCATCAGATCCCGCGTCGGGACGTGCTGGCGTGGGTGAGTCGTGTGCTGAACCTGGTGATTACGCCGGGGCTGATCTTGCTGTTTCTGCTTCCGGCGGCGAATCCCTACCTGATCCGGCTGGCGGAGGCGGTGGGTCTGAGTCGGTACGGGGCGGACAAGCCGGGGCACCTGTATGTGGGCGCGGCGTGGACGGTTCTGCTGGCGACGGCGATGCCGGCGGGGATCACGCGTCCGCGGCTGAGTTTTCTGCTGACGGTGGTGGTGATGGCGGCGTCGGCACCGCTGATCGAGTGGGCGCAGCGAGGTTCAGGTCGTGGCTTCGAGGCGGCCGATGTTTACTGGCATGAGCTGGGTCTGCTGGCGGCGTTGATGGCGTGGGCGCTTCTGGCGGCGGCGCAGCCGTTGCTGCGTCGTGTTGGCATCGGGACCCGGACGCACGATCGCTGA